A stretch of the Planctomycetota bacterium genome encodes the following:
- a CDS encoding response regulator yields MPKQPDADPTPSSIRMATDRLDALLDKLDADSAGSSPRRGHARLPFRTRGIEMEVMQPSGGSVTIHVACRNLSRGGMSVLHSAYMHLGTTCKVRLRPLKGAEDVWLSASVVQCRHVSGRVHEVGLRFAGEVDVQDFVAVDRLNEEYSLENVDPAELRGRVLLITGYDLDRKLVEVYLSETNIRLVTAKDYEEAEPLLSEPFDVVLCDFDLDANEARDMVRQLRSQGRVMPLIALSSDSSNRGRAAVRQSEATGFLSKPLQRGNLLRALGEFMVLHATAVDEVEATAEGQNPELDGLAEMFAEDLQNFAGELEKCQEENDAQKVRYICARIRGTGPLLGHGMAAAAADRVLAMLAETGEVSFAVSEIHALIDQCNRAKAG; encoded by the coding sequence ATGCCCAAGCAGCCAGATGCCGATCCGACGCCGTCCAGCATCCGCATGGCGACCGACCGCCTCGATGCGTTGCTCGACAAGCTCGATGCCGACTCCGCGGGCTCGTCGCCCCGGCGGGGCCACGCCCGGCTGCCGTTCCGCACCCGCGGCATCGAGATGGAGGTCATGCAGCCCAGCGGTGGGTCGGTCACGATCCACGTGGCGTGCCGCAACCTCTCCCGCGGCGGCATGAGCGTGCTGCACAGCGCGTACATGCACCTCGGGACGACCTGCAAGGTGCGGCTGCGGCCGCTCAAGGGCGCCGAGGACGTCTGGCTCTCGGCCAGCGTCGTGCAGTGCCGGCACGTCTCGGGCCGCGTGCACGAGGTCGGCCTGCGGTTCGCCGGCGAGGTCGACGTGCAGGACTTCGTCGCCGTCGACCGCCTCAACGAGGAGTACTCCCTCGAGAACGTCGACCCCGCCGAGCTGCGCGGCCGCGTGCTGCTGATCACCGGGTACGACCTGGATCGCAAGCTGGTCGAGGTGTACCTCTCGGAGACCAATATCCGCCTGGTCACCGCCAAGGACTACGAGGAGGCCGAGCCGCTGCTGTCCGAGCCCTTCGATGTCGTCTTGTGCGACTTCGACCTCGACGCCAACGAAGCGCGGGACATGGTCCGGCAGCTGCGTTCGCAGGGCCGCGTGATGCCGCTGATCGCGCTGTCGTCGGATTCCAGCAACCGGGGACGGGCGGCGGTCCGACAGTCCGAGGCCACCGGCTTCCTGTCCAAGCCGCTGCAGCGGGGCAACCTGCTGCGGGCGCTGGGCGAGTTCATGGTGCTGCACGCCACGGCCGTCGACGAGGTAGAGGCCACCGCCGAGGGCCAGAACCCCGAGCTCGACGGCCTGGCCGAGATGTTCGCCGAGGACCTACAGAACTTCGCGGGCGAGCTCGAGAAGTGCCAGGAAGAGAACGACGCCCAGAAGGTGCGGTACATCTGCGCACGCATCCGCGGCACCGGGCCGCTGCTCGGGCACGGGATGGCGGCGGCGGCGGCGGATCGCGTGCTGGCGATGCTGGCCGAGACCGGCGAGGTGAGCTTCGCCGTCAGCGAGATCCACGCCCTGATCGACCAATGCAACCGAGCCAAGGCCGGCTGA
- a CDS encoding DNA gyrase subunit B: MTAPVLRGSMAENDPTTTPADARPNGGYGADQIRVLEGLEAVRKRPGMYIGGTGVNALHHLVYEVVDNSIDEAMAGHATAVQVTIQADGAVSVTDDGRGIPVDPVKHADPQLDGKPAVEIVMTKLHAGGKFGQEGSAYKVSGGLHGVGVSCVNALSSLLEVEVYRDGVIHAMAFSRGRVSEPLRQVGPLPADTKRSTGTRVTFLPDTEIFPVTEFSYDTLADRLRELSFLNPGVVIRLRDERVDASGEVRDEVFHADEGLLAYVQHLMRGKSAVSSPVHIQRTDGERELVCEVALQYHDGYNETLLTFANNINNVDGGTHAQGFRVALTRTLNAYARKAGIIREKDPTPSGEDLREGLIAIVSVKLPDPTFNNQPKEKLLNPEIEAFAAQAVGEALGTWLEEHPSEAKKLCQKGILAAQAREAARKARELTRRKSALDSGSMPHKLSDCKTKDVERSELYLVEGDSAGGSAKQCRDVETQAVLPLKGKILNVEKARIDKVLGFEEIRTLVAALRCGIGPDFDISKLRYGKVVIMTDADVDGSHIRTLLLTFFFRQMPELIRRGRVFVAQPPLFQIIRGKKSRYVLNERELSDVLAEQAIEDAALVVREAYDADTLTVDGEPTILHRIEGDDVKRAVKLLDRLAELVVVAERRGVRFMTLLGTRVEAPDGGGTLPTHRVSWRGGASWSWSEEQAIGIVEREGLRLAENEEHADAKNEQPPSATANGAATPNGAAAGGEPKPIATIRELHENRELDSIFDQLAELGLDIADWDLRQEEAVTGEKLPARFAWVMQQAGKAGEDGGERVYEAPSLASIVPTLHDVGRRGMDVKRFKGLGEMDAEQLWETTMDPEVRTLLRVTLDQAAKAETLFTTLMGEQVEPRRKFIEDHALEAKNLDV; this comes from the coding sequence ATGACGGCCCCCGTTCTGCGAGGTTCCATGGCCGAGAACGACCCGACGACGACGCCCGCCGACGCACGACCGAACGGCGGCTACGGGGCCGACCAGATCCGCGTGCTCGAGGGGCTCGAGGCCGTCCGCAAGCGGCCGGGCATGTACATCGGCGGCACCGGCGTCAACGCGCTGCACCACCTGGTGTACGAGGTGGTGGACAACTCGATCGACGAGGCGATGGCGGGCCACGCCACGGCGGTACAGGTCACGATCCAGGCCGACGGCGCCGTGAGCGTGACCGACGACGGCCGCGGCATCCCGGTGGATCCCGTCAAGCACGCCGACCCCCAGCTCGACGGCAAGCCCGCGGTCGAGATCGTGATGACCAAGCTGCACGCGGGCGGCAAGTTTGGCCAGGAGGGCAGCGCGTACAAGGTCTCGGGCGGCCTGCACGGCGTGGGCGTGAGCTGCGTCAACGCGCTCAGCAGCCTGCTGGAGGTCGAGGTCTACCGCGACGGCGTCATCCACGCCATGGCGTTCTCGCGGGGCCGGGTCTCCGAGCCGCTGCGGCAGGTGGGGCCGCTGCCGGCCGACACCAAACGCTCGACAGGCACGCGGGTGACGTTCCTGCCCGATACCGAGATCTTCCCGGTTACCGAATTCAGCTACGACACGCTGGCCGACCGGCTGCGCGAACTGAGCTTCCTGAACCCTGGCGTGGTGATCCGCCTGCGGGACGAGCGGGTCGACGCGTCGGGCGAGGTCCGCGACGAGGTGTTCCACGCCGACGAAGGGCTGCTGGCCTACGTGCAGCACCTGATGCGGGGCAAGTCGGCGGTCTCCAGCCCCGTGCACATCCAGCGCACCGACGGTGAGCGAGAACTGGTGTGCGAGGTCGCGCTGCAGTACCACGACGGATACAACGAGACGCTGCTGACCTTCGCCAACAACATCAACAACGTCGACGGCGGCACGCACGCCCAGGGCTTCCGCGTCGCGCTCACCCGCACGCTGAACGCCTACGCCCGCAAGGCCGGCATCATCCGCGAGAAGGACCCCACGCCCAGCGGCGAGGACCTCCGCGAGGGGCTGATCGCGATCGTGTCGGTCAAGCTGCCCGACCCCACGTTCAACAACCAGCCCAAGGAGAAGCTGCTCAACCCCGAGATCGAGGCGTTCGCGGCCCAGGCCGTCGGCGAGGCGCTGGGCACCTGGCTCGAGGAGCACCCGAGCGAGGCCAAGAAGCTGTGCCAGAAGGGCATCCTGGCGGCGCAGGCCCGCGAAGCCGCCCGCAAGGCCCGCGAGCTGACCCGCCGCAAGAGCGCCCTCGACTCGGGCAGCATGCCCCACAAGCTCAGCGACTGCAAGACCAAGGACGTCGAGCGGAGCGAGCTGTACCTGGTCGAGGGCGATTCGGCCGGCGGCAGCGCCAAGCAGTGCCGCGACGTCGAGACGCAGGCCGTCCTGCCGCTCAAGGGCAAGATCCTCAACGTCGAGAAGGCCCGCATCGACAAGGTGCTGGGCTTCGAGGAGATCCGCACGCTCGTCGCCGCCCTGCGCTGCGGCATCGGGCCGGACTTCGACATCAGCAAGCTGCGGTACGGCAAGGTCGTGATCATGACCGACGCCGACGTGGACGGCAGCCACATCCGCACGCTGCTGCTCACGTTCTTCTTCCGCCAGATGCCAGAGTTGATCCGGCGGGGCCGGGTGTTCGTCGCCCAGCCGCCGCTCTTCCAGATCATCCGCGGCAAGAAGAGCCGCTACGTGCTCAACGAGCGGGAGCTGAGCGACGTGCTGGCCGAGCAGGCCATCGAGGACGCCGCGTTGGTCGTCCGCGAGGCCTACGACGCCGACACGCTGACGGTCGACGGCGAGCCGACCATCCTGCACCGCATCGAGGGCGACGACGTCAAGCGGGCCGTCAAGCTGCTCGACCGCCTCGCGGAGCTGGTCGTGGTGGCCGAACGCCGCGGCGTCCGCTTCATGACGCTGCTCGGCACGCGGGTCGAGGCGCCCGACGGCGGCGGGACGCTGCCGACGCACCGCGTGTCGTGGCGCGGCGGGGCCTCGTGGTCGTGGTCCGAGGAGCAGGCCATCGGCATCGTCGAGCGCGAGGGGCTCCGGCTCGCCGAGAACGAGGAGCACGCCGACGCGAAGAACGAGCAGCCCCCGAGCGCGACCGCCAACGGGGCGGCCACGCCCAACGGCGCGGCGGCCGGCGGCGAGCCCAAGCCCATCGCGACCATCCGCGAGCTCCACGAGAACCGCGAGCTGGATTCGATCTTCGACCAGCTCGCCGAGCTCGGACTCGACATCGCCGACTGGGACCTGCGGCAGGAGGAGGCCGTGACCGGCGAGAAGCTGCCGGCCCGCTTCGCCTGGGTCATGCAGCAGGCCGGCAAGGCGGGCGAGGACGGCGGCGAGCGGGTGTACGAGGCGCCCAGCCTCGCCAGCATCGTGCCCACGCTGCACGACGTGGGACGCCGCGGCATGGATGTCAAGCGGTTCAAGGGCCTCGGCGAGATGGACGCCGAACAGCTCTGGGAGACCACGATGGACCCCGAGGTCCGCACGCTGCTGCGGGTGACGCTCGACCAAGCCGCCAAGGCCGAGACGCTCTTCACGACGCTGATGGGCGAGCAGGTAGAGCCCCGCCGCAAGTTCATCGAGGACCACGCCCTCGAGGCCAAGAACCTCGACGTCTAG
- a CDS encoding L,D-transpeptidase family protein: MSLPSQGGFGFGGATRKRRRGRRPMRRVVGVLLLVGVAGGMVWAFLPPNSSSAGEPQRDASETRLAATDRAEPLSPIELAARPPQAEASPQVPAGSAARSDTQGRTPAAEPRRPSPDGAREVRQAAPPPAAIELDDRRDTPASTPRASAVASLIARAEQELKANDPLQARELYNRALMSEQATEAERATIRQRMGAINQDLLFSPRVYEGDPFTATYIVQNGDYLSTITQREGLAVDWRLLVRINRLASDGIRGGQRLKLVRGPFNAVVDKSEFRLDLYAGPPDEPTDWMFIRSYDVGLGEYDGTPVGAFEVKRHSKLIDPHWVNPRTGERFSNSDPENPIGERWIGLRGLGEASVFTGYGIHGTIEPESIGHEKSMGCVRMLPDDVATIYEMLAEEISQVHIVP, encoded by the coding sequence ATGTCGCTGCCATCACAGGGTGGATTCGGATTCGGGGGCGCGACGCGGAAGCGCCGCCGCGGACGCCGGCCGATGCGCCGCGTCGTCGGCGTGCTGCTGCTCGTAGGCGTCGCCGGAGGCATGGTGTGGGCCTTCCTGCCCCCGAACTCGTCGTCGGCCGGCGAGCCGCAGCGGGACGCCTCCGAGACGCGGCTGGCGGCAACGGACCGGGCCGAACCCCTGTCGCCGATCGAACTGGCGGCACGGCCTCCGCAGGCCGAGGCCTCGCCGCAGGTTCCCGCGGGATCTGCGGCTCGATCGGACACCCAGGGACGGACGCCTGCTGCCGAGCCACGACGCCCCTCTCCCGACGGCGCCCGCGAGGTACGCCAGGCAGCGCCCCCGCCGGCGGCCATCGAGCTCGACGACCGGCGGGATACCCCGGCCTCGACGCCCCGCGCGAGCGCCGTCGCGTCGCTGATCGCCCGGGCCGAGCAAGAACTGAAAGCCAACGACCCGCTGCAGGCCCGCGAGCTCTACAACCGCGCCCTGATGAGCGAGCAGGCGACCGAGGCCGAGCGTGCGACCATCCGCCAGCGGATGGGGGCGATCAACCAGGACCTGCTGTTCTCGCCCCGCGTCTACGAGGGCGATCCGTTCACCGCCACCTACATCGTGCAGAACGGCGATTACCTCAGCACCATCACGCAGCGCGAGGGGCTCGCGGTCGACTGGCGGCTGCTGGTGCGGATCAACCGGCTGGCCAGCGACGGCATCCGCGGCGGCCAGCGGCTCAAGCTGGTCCGCGGGCCGTTCAACGCCGTCGTCGACAAGAGCGAATTCCGCCTCGACCTCTACGCCGGCCCGCCCGACGAGCCCACCGACTGGATGTTCATCCGCTCCTACGACGTCGGGCTGGGCGAGTACGACGGCACGCCCGTGGGCGCGTTCGAGGTCAAGCGGCACAGCAAGCTGATCGACCCCCACTGGGTCAACCCCCGCACCGGCGAACGCTTCAGCAACAGCGACCCGGAGAACCCCATCGGTGAGCGGTGGATCGGCCTGCGAGGGCTCGGCGAGGCGTCCGTATTCACGGGCTACGGCATCCACGGCACCATCGAGCCCGAGAGCATCGGCCACGAGAAGTCCATGGGCTGCGTCCGCATGCTGCCCGACGACGTGGCGACCATCTACGAGATGCTGGCCGAGGAAATCAGCCAGGTGCACATCGTGCCCTGA
- a CDS encoding 5-formyltetrahydrofolate cyclo-ligase, with product MPDEEDKSLVRTRVRQIVERVPQADLRQASDRLAERVLAWTPIEHARCVMVFLSMPGEADTAELVHRLMARGVKVAVPRVDWDGRVLTPAELRDAEADIVEGRHGVPEPAPHAPAVAMASVDVVLVPGVAFDLRGFRLGRGGGFYDRLLARPDRRGLALGLALEAQLISRVPTEPHDARLDAVATERRLLEINGPRIAAVLDDVGR from the coding sequence ATGCCCGACGAAGAAGACAAGTCGCTCGTTCGCACGCGGGTCCGCCAGATCGTGGAGCGGGTGCCGCAGGCCGACCTCCGGCAGGCCTCGGACCGGCTGGCCGAGCGGGTGCTGGCGTGGACGCCCATCGAGCACGCCCGCTGCGTGATGGTCTTCCTGTCGATGCCGGGGGAGGCCGACACGGCCGAGCTGGTGCATCGCCTGATGGCCCGCGGCGTGAAGGTGGCCGTGCCCCGCGTGGATTGGGATGGTCGCGTGCTGACGCCCGCGGAGCTGCGGGACGCGGAAGCCGACATCGTCGAGGGCCGCCACGGCGTGCCCGAGCCCGCGCCCCATGCGCCCGCGGTCGCGATGGCGTCGGTGGACGTCGTGCTGGTGCCGGGCGTCGCGTTCGACCTCCGCGGCTTCAGGCTGGGCCGGGGCGGCGGGTTCTATGATCGCCTGCTGGCACGGCCCGATCGCCGTGGGCTCGCACTGGGCCTCGCTCTGGAGGCCCAGCTGATCTCCCGGGTGCCGACCGAACCGCACGACGCCCGCCTGGATGCGGTCGCGACCGAGCGGCGGCTGCTGGAGATCAACGGCCCGCGGATCGCCGCCGTGCTGGACGACGTGGGCCGCTAG
- a CDS encoding replication-associated recombination protein A produces the protein MSTLFGAARERRRRLAEPLAMRMRPRSLDEFAGQRHILAPGKLLRRMLEADAITSLVLHGPPGTGKTTLAQLIAAHTKRHFEQANAASVGVKRVREIADVARSRLEDGGPRTVLFLDEIHRFTRSQQDVLLGDVEAGVLTLVGATTENPLFACNAALVSRSTLFRLEPLGEDEIVAVLRHAIADEPRGFGALPLDVRDDALVVWATKCDGDARRALTALEVAVLSSLPEDREPQGVIVIDRAVAEESIQQKAMVYGDDEHYDAASAMIKAMRGGDPDAALYWIARMLEGGEDPRFIARRMAILASEDIGNADPEAITVAASAWSLVERIGMPEARITLGQAACYLALAPKSNASYMAIRAALEDVREGRTVPVPLYLRDPNSSPVSAGEGAGVRTKQAGGERYEYSHGHEDALTGQDYLGVEKAYYEPTDAGAEAAMRERLEEVRRRRRERRASANPGGEPAGPAGPVGGAPPG, from the coding sequence ATGAGCACTTTGTTTGGTGCCGCCCGCGAGCGTCGCCGGCGGCTGGCCGAGCCCCTGGCGATGCGGATGCGGCCGCGTTCCCTCGACGAGTTCGCGGGCCAGCGGCACATCCTGGCTCCCGGCAAGCTGCTGCGGCGGATGCTCGAGGCCGACGCGATCACGAGCCTGGTGCTGCACGGCCCGCCCGGCACGGGCAAGACGACGCTGGCCCAGCTGATCGCGGCGCACACCAAGCGGCACTTCGAGCAGGCCAACGCGGCCTCCGTCGGCGTGAAGCGGGTCCGCGAGATCGCCGACGTCGCCCGCAGCCGGCTGGAGGACGGCGGCCCGCGGACGGTGCTCTTCCTCGACGAGATCCACCGGTTCACGCGGAGCCAGCAGGACGTGCTGCTGGGCGACGTAGAGGCCGGCGTGCTCACCCTCGTGGGCGCGACGACGGAGAACCCGTTGTTCGCGTGCAACGCCGCGCTGGTGAGCCGCAGCACGCTGTTCCGGCTGGAACCGCTCGGCGAGGACGAAATCGTCGCCGTGCTGCGGCACGCCATCGCCGACGAGCCGCGGGGCTTCGGAGCGCTGCCGCTCGATGTCCGCGACGACGCGCTCGTGGTGTGGGCCACCAAGTGCGACGGGGATGCGCGACGGGCGCTGACGGCCCTCGAGGTCGCGGTGCTCAGCTCGTTGCCCGAGGATCGCGAACCCCAGGGCGTGATCGTGATCGACCGGGCGGTCGCCGAGGAGTCGATCCAGCAGAAGGCGATGGTCTACGGCGATGACGAGCACTACGACGCGGCGTCGGCCATGATCAAGGCGATGCGGGGCGGCGACCCCGACGCGGCGCTCTACTGGATCGCGCGGATGCTCGAGGGCGGCGAGGACCCGAGGTTCATCGCGCGGCGCATGGCGATCCTGGCCAGCGAGGACATCGGCAATGCCGATCCCGAGGCGATCACCGTGGCCGCCTCGGCGTGGTCGCTCGTCGAGCGGATCGGCATGCCCGAGGCGCGGATCACGCTGGGGCAGGCCGCCTGCTACCTCGCCCTGGCGCCCAAGAGCAACGCGAGCTACATGGCGATCCGGGCGGCGCTGGAGGATGTCCGCGAGGGCCGCACCGTGCCCGTGCCGCTGTACCTGCGGGATCCCAACTCGTCCCCGGTGTCGGCGGGCGAGGGCGCCGGCGTGCGGACCAAGCAGGCCGGCGGCGAGCGCTACGAGTACAGCCACGGCCACGAGGACGCCCTGACCGGGCAGGACTACCTAGGCGTCGAGAAGGCCTACTACGAACCGACCGACGCCGGCGCCGAAGCGGCGATGCGGGAGCGGCTCGAGGAGGTCCGCCGCAGACGCCGGGAACGGCGTGCCTCGGCCAATCCCGGTGGCGAGCCGGCGGGGCCCGCCGGGCCGGTCGGTGGTGCGCCACCGGGCTGA
- a CDS encoding lysophospholipid acyltransferase family protein, giving the protein MFWLAAAIVLWIVVALLAGPLLRNPRDDVEGGLVYHTLRLYVWLLHRPAVAGREHVPRTNAPGSMIVVANHASGVDPLLVQYVLPFEPRWMMAAHMRHPLGEGLWRWARIIFVSQRERDAAGVRDALRHLADGGVLGLFPEGGIERRKRTLRPFQPGIGMLIRRSNAPVLPIVIEDAPMASTAWASLAKPSRPRIRILPPVQYDRTTPPAEIAADLQARFEKWTGWAVEGKPDDAPEDDARAENGASAGVAV; this is encoded by the coding sequence GTGTTCTGGCTCGCCGCCGCCATCGTGCTCTGGATCGTGGTGGCCCTGCTCGCCGGCCCGCTGCTGCGCAATCCGCGGGACGACGTCGAGGGCGGGCTGGTCTACCACACGCTGCGGCTGTACGTCTGGCTGCTGCACCGGCCGGCCGTCGCGGGCCGCGAGCACGTGCCCCGGACCAACGCTCCGGGCTCGATGATCGTCGTGGCCAATCACGCGTCGGGCGTCGATCCGCTGCTCGTGCAGTACGTGCTGCCCTTCGAGCCCCGCTGGATGATGGCCGCCCACATGCGCCATCCCCTCGGCGAGGGCCTGTGGCGCTGGGCCAGGATCATCTTCGTCTCGCAGCGCGAGCGGGATGCCGCCGGCGTCCGCGACGCGCTGCGGCACCTGGCCGACGGGGGCGTGCTGGGCCTCTTCCCCGAGGGCGGCATCGAGCGTCGGAAGCGGACGCTTCGGCCCTTCCAGCCCGGTATTGGCATGCTCATACGCCGCAGCAACGCGCCGGTGCTGCCCATCGTGATCGAGGATGCGCCCATGGCGTCCACGGCGTGGGCGAGCCTGGCCAAGCCCAGCCGGCCGCGCATCCGCATCCTGCCGCCGGTGCAGTACGACCGCACGACGCCGCCCGCCGAGATCGCCGCGGACCTGCAAGCCAGGTTCGAGAAATGGACCGGCTGGGCGGTCGAGGGCAAGCCCGATGACGCACCCGAGGATGATGCCCGGGCGGAGAACGGTGCATCGGCCGGGGTGGCGGTCTAG
- the ruvX gene encoding Holliday junction resolvase RuvX codes for MAARVIRYVGVDLGDKRTGLALADSLTRLPAPWTVLEVPLAHQGGDALLAAIERAIRGEFGSAPPMEVVVGLPLHMDGAEGDRARLARSFAGRLAKRLGVAVHLADERLTSKQADWALGGSGLTHKQKKMRRDAIAAAGILAGFLRAADGDADGNPPAAHPNNEAKGRDP; via the coding sequence GTGGCGGCGCGCGTCATCCGGTACGTGGGCGTCGACCTGGGCGACAAGCGGACCGGGCTGGCGCTCGCCGACAGCCTCACGAGGCTCCCCGCGCCCTGGACCGTCCTGGAGGTGCCCCTCGCGCACCAGGGCGGCGATGCGCTGCTGGCCGCGATCGAGCGGGCGATCCGTGGCGAGTTCGGCTCCGCCCCGCCGATGGAGGTCGTCGTGGGGCTGCCGCTGCACATGGATGGCGCCGAGGGCGACCGGGCGCGGCTGGCTCGCAGCTTCGCGGGCCGGCTCGCCAAGCGGCTGGGCGTCGCCGTGCACCTGGCCGACGAGCGGCTCACCAGCAAGCAGGCCGACTGGGCCCTGGGCGGCTCGGGGCTCACCCACAAGCAGAAGAAGATGCGGCGGGACGCGATCGCGGCGGCGGGCATCCTCGCCGGCTTCCTGCGTGCCGCGGACGGGGACGCCGACGGCAACCCCCCGGCCGCGCATCCGAACAACGAGGCGAAAGGACGCGATCCATGA
- a CDS encoding mannose-1-phosphate guanylyltransferase — protein sequence MRYAMIMAGGSGTRLWPMSRVERPKQLLPFIIDRGGDAPRSLLEISANRLTDVVDHGRVLVCTQERYRDAVRAALPTLSDDQILGEPVGRDTVNAVGLTAAVLAQRDADATFCVMTADHIIQPVDRFAEIVRAGFDLVDRSPRTLVTFAIEPTFPATGYGYVKRGGAIDGTGGLGSRVERFVEKPDAETARGYLDSGGYGWNSGMFVWRADTFLACLRAFTPEAHAGLSEIAAAWDTPQRRATLERVYPTLPKTSVDYAIMEPATGERTAEVGVNVATLRMDVSWLDVGSWTSYAETLEADDTGNGVAHTAGAGHAVLVDSERNLVVNDEAGHAVALLGCEGLVVVHTPGATLIMPRDKAERLKDLHGRLPAELR from the coding sequence ATGCGATACGCGATGATCATGGCCGGTGGCAGCGGCACTCGGCTGTGGCCCATGAGCCGCGTCGAGCGGCCCAAGCAACTCCTGCCGTTCATCATTGATCGCGGCGGCGACGCGCCCCGCAGCCTGCTGGAGATCTCGGCAAATCGACTCACGGACGTCGTGGACCACGGCCGTGTGCTGGTGTGCACCCAGGAGCGCTACCGCGACGCCGTGCGGGCCGCGCTGCCGACGCTCTCGGACGACCAGATCCTCGGCGAGCCGGTCGGCCGGGACACCGTGAACGCCGTGGGGCTGACGGCGGCGGTGCTGGCACAACGCGATGCCGATGCGACCTTCTGCGTCATGACCGCCGACCACATCATCCAGCCCGTTGACCGGTTCGCCGAGATCGTGCGTGCGGGCTTCGATCTCGTGGACCGCAGCCCGCGGACGCTGGTCACCTTCGCCATCGAGCCGACCTTCCCGGCCACCGGCTACGGCTATGTGAAGCGGGGTGGGGCCATCGACGGCACCGGCGGGCTCGGCTCTCGCGTCGAGCGATTCGTCGAGAAGCCCGACGCCGAAACCGCTCGCGGCTATCTCGACTCCGGCGGCTACGGCTGGAACAGCGGCATGTTCGTCTGGAGGGCCGACACCTTCCTGGCCTGCCTCAGAGCTTTCACCCCCGAGGCCCACGCGGGGCTCTCGGAGATCGCAGCCGCCTGGGATACGCCGCAGCGCCGCGCAACGCTCGAGCGGGTGTACCCGACCCTGCCCAAGACCAGTGTCGACTACGCGATCATGGAACCCGCAACGGGCGAGCGGACGGCGGAGGTCGGCGTGAACGTCGCTACGCTGCGGATGGACGTGTCGTGGCTCGATGTCGGCTCGTGGACGAGCTACGCCGAGACGCTCGAGGCCGACGACACTGGCAACGGCGTGGCGCACACCGCCGGAGCGGGCCACGCGGTGCTGGTCGACAGCGAGCGCAACCTGGTGGTCAACGACGAGGCGGGGCACGCCGTCGCGCTGCTGGGCTGCGAGGGGCTGGTGGTGGTGCACACGCCGGGCGCCACGCTCATCATGCCCCGCGACAAGGCCGAACGGCTCAAGGACCTGCACGGCCGGCTTCCGGCGGAGCTGCGCTGA
- the ruvA gene encoding Holliday junction branch migration protein RuvA, with translation MIACITGRLAAVDDQRALIQTDSGVAFAVLLPPYLEATLRAADAGSPATLHTVCLMESPNQGVTLLPRLMGFATEADRDVFELLTTVKGLGHRRALRAIAEPPQEIAAAIARGDEVSLRRLPEIGAKLAKAIVEALGPTLRDRLAIEEVERASTPEPKHASPAVADAIRALVSLGEQAANAERKVEQASRSMGPDAEAGDLVATALSL, from the coding sequence ATGATCGCGTGCATCACGGGGCGGCTGGCGGCGGTCGACGACCAGCGGGCGCTGATCCAGACCGACTCGGGCGTTGCCTTCGCCGTGCTGCTGCCGCCCTACCTCGAGGCCACGCTGCGGGCGGCGGATGCCGGCTCGCCCGCGACTCTGCACACCGTCTGCCTGATGGAGTCCCCCAACCAGGGCGTAACGCTGCTGCCGCGGCTCATGGGCTTCGCGACGGAGGCCGACCGCGACGTGTTCGAACTGCTGACGACGGTGAAGGGGCTCGGCCACCGCCGGGCGCTGCGGGCGATCGCCGAGCCGCCGCAGGAGATCGCCGCCGCGATCGCACGGGGCGATGAGGTGAGCCTCCGCCGGCTGCCCGAGATCGGGGCCAAGCTGGCCAAGGCCATCGTGGAGGCACTGGGCCCGACGCTCCGCGATCGGCTGGCGATCGAGGAGGTCGAGCGTGCGTCGACGCCCGAGCCAAAGCACGCCTCCCCCGCCGTCGCCGACGCGATCCGGGCGCTCGTGTCGCTCGGCGAGCAGGCGGCCAACGCCGAGCGGAAGGTCGAGCAGGCGTCCCGCAGCATGGGACCGGACGCCGAGGCGGGCGACCTCGTCGCCACCGCGCTGAGCCTCTGA